AGCACTATCCCTTTGTAGAGTGCCTGTGTTACATGTGCagacagagcaaagcagaggaggagCTCCAGCCTGATTGCAAGCATCTGGGCTAGGAGCAACCACCCCTTTGTTGTGAGGATTCATCACTGACAAAACATAGCACTGCCAAACTAAATAGAGGCAACGTACTGAACTTCAGGACAGTGCTCCTGTCTACTGCAGGGCTGGAAATCCAGCTCTCCAGCAGCCACCTGCATCCTGGTGTGCCTTCCTGTGTTGCAGAACCAGCCTCAGGTTCCTCCTCAGTGAAAGGGTTAATCTATCCCAGGAGGGTCATGAAGAAAATTAGCACTACAGGGACAGAGTGATGGGCTCTTCATGCAGAAACAGCCCTTAATTCAGTATCTAAATGGAACGTGTCCAACCCTGACACTTTCTTTATACCGTGCTCATGCCTTGACTTCTTCAGAAGAACTTCAGCTCTTAAACAGCCCGAGAACAAGGAAGCACCATACTGGCATTAGAAAGCTGTACTATGGTGAGGCAACTTGTTGGGACAGTGCAGAAAATCTCTTTTGTAGGGAATCCttatttaacttcagaaaaaataagGTCAGATATTTAGGCCAATTAGTTTGAGCAAAGCTCAGCAGGTTCACATCTCCCTTATGCAACCAGATCTCTAATTACTGCCTGCAAGTTTTAAacacttttatatatatatatagtccTTCAAAATGCGTTCTTTTTCTACCTAGATCACCATTTGCCATTTTTCGTTTTCTTAgcatttaaaagctgtgtgtggTTCTTGTCTTATCCTGTAAGTCTCCTTTGTCTTTAGtaagaacatatttttctatGCATTTACAATTCCTTTTGGAGTTATGGGTGTTATGTTCAATGAATTACCAGTGTTAGGAAACTGTAATGAGCTGTTTAATTGTATAGATTAATCATCATCGCTTATGTATTCTTTTCAGAGGTATGCAATGTATTAAATTAGTAGATCTACATTATCTAGGATGTGTTTTATTCTCTAATTGCTGAAACATACACATGTTAGAGGAGGGGTGAAGCAGGTTCTAATTACCACTTCTAATGTGTcgattcattttgtttgtgcaGAGACTTTGCATATGTGGCAAGAGATAAAGACACCAGAATTCTGAAATGTCATGTGTTTCGATGTGACACGCCAGCAAAAGCCATCGCCACAAGTTTACACGAAATCTGCTCAAAGGTAAGTGGATGTAAAGTCATCTGCACAAGTCTGCTGCAAGCCTCAGTGTAATACACGCTGTCAGCAACCTCACACTGTTAGCTTTATACCTCTGGCAGCTAGAAATGGTACAGGGAGTTTGTAAAGGACACAAAGGAACGGGAGTTGTGGGAGGATGTGCATTTGGATTAGAGGATGGTGATACTTGTATTTCATTGACGAGCATATATAGACTGAAAGTCTTCTTGAGTAATAAAGAAATAGTGTGCTGAAAACGCACAAGCACCTGGCATCTGCTATCTGATACACTCGACCTCTTTGCTGAACCAGGGCTTCTCCCTAAGCTAGTGAGTATCATTTTTCATCCTCAGGTGGGAATACTGCCACATGTCCCCATAAAAGATAATACTTCCAAAatagggagggggggggagaaaaagtaaaaaaggatgaaggaaaaataaatcaaaagatAAATTTGCCAGAAGTATCTGCAGATCAAGTTTCATTAATTGGAATTCTAGTCATCTCTGTAGCTTAATTACTATCAATAGTCATCAGTGTTAAAGAAGCAAATaacagtatttcatattttagcTTTGGAAAACCTCCCTTAACTTCCTTGGGACCCTTCTCAGATGCATATTTGCAGGGAATGATCATCCAAAGTGGTTGTTTGGAagtgttttcctcttgttaGTATTGTGGGGGAGGAACGTGTTGCATTTTGCATGGAATTTTTAATGCcagaagaaacataaaaatggaagaaaaaatgtcacaCAGCAGAAGATAGAACATAGAGGTACATGAATAATGGACACAGCTCTTTGTGTGTTCAAAATTTGGTTCTTGCAGTGTTACTCCTCACAGTTCTTCTGTTGATAAAAATGGATGGTTTTCTCACTCTTCCATTCTTCTTTCATCTAAACACCTCTTAAGTTCAGTATGTAGATAAGGAGAGGTGAATAAACCATGGGCAAGCTGAAGTAATTTATGAAGAATAATTTGTTTAGTCCTGTAGGTTCTGAGTAATTTTGGAAATCAGAGTTTTAATAGGAGTAGATTTGATACTTGGAGTTATTACTTTACAACATCTTTTGAAAAAAACAATGCTGTATTATCATTGTCTTATTCAGATTATGGCTGAACGGAAGAATGCTAAAGCTATGGCTTGCAGTTCAATGCAGGAGAGGACAAATGTCAGCCTTGATGTTCCTCTGCAAGGTACCATACGTTACTGCTTGTGTCTGTGGGATGGTGCTATTTCagatatgttttatttctggtgCTGTTTCTGACCAAAAGGGTGCCTGCTGGTTGGGGAGTCTTAACCAATTTATCTGACTGTGAGCTGGTATTGTATTAATCGTTTTTATGTATTGATCCTGTTCACAGTAATACAGTCTTGCTAATTTATGTCAGGTTGTAcattctgtcttttattttaaagtacaaCTCTTGCAAACACAGTTTGTCATACTTATGGCTACTTGCGTATATTGTCCAGTtcatataaaaatacttcttgagATGGCATAGATCAGCCAAATTTGCcctaaaagcaaaatacactCCAGTTAATCACATGGATTCACATAGGACTGCTCCCTCCAGGTTTCACCACAATTTTGGCAGCTTCCAAGGCAAAAGATACAAGTGGGTTGTCATCCACCTTGAGGGTCTTTTGCACGCTCTACTACAGAAAAAGTTCTACTAAAGAAAGTTGCCCTTGCATGCCGTATTAGTCAAAACTTAATACCTGCTGTTTAGAAAATTCTACAGGAGAACAAACATTACCACATGTTAGCTTTACAGGAAACTGGATGCTTTCAGATCCAGCAGTTCATCCTGGTTACCCTACTCCTAATCCATACATCAACTTGTGTAATTTTCTGCTCAGACAGCAGTATTGATTACTCATAGCTCATGTTGAATGTATTAAAATAGATGATGTTAAAAAGATTCCAGATTTTACAAAGTTATGCAGTGAAAAATAGGTCTGTATGTCTCAAAGgcacatgcatttatttattttttttaataagccaGTAGCATAATGTGACCCTATTTTTAGTGTAGATGAAGAATTAAATGCTGCAGCGTTCTAATTCCCTTAGAAATTATTTGGCATTAGTCTTGTCAGAGGGAACGgagatttgttttaattagtaCAATACCTTCAGAGTATAATTACTTGATAAACTGTTTTTGGTTATTGATGAAATGAAAGTCTTCTTCCAAGCCGTGAGTAGCAATAAATAGAAATCTATATTTGTTCCCATGCAGTAGATTTCCCAACACCAAAGACAGAACTGGTGCAGAAGTTCCACGTCCAGTACCTGGGAATGCTACCTGTAGCTAAACCTGTGGGTATGTGTTACATATTTCTGACTTCAGAGGGAACTTGCATAAACTCTTAAGGGCTGCATTGTGACTAGCTGAGTGTAAGAGCCTGATTTTGGAATGGGAGCAGTTCCTGACCTTCAGAGTCATAAGAGCCGGAGTTGAAGTGCATTCAGCACTTCAAATAAATGTGTGTTGTGCAACCAGAGTGCTTTGGGAGCTggtaagaaagcattttctttttaacacttTCTCTGAATATGAGCTCTGTAACTCTGAAGGGCCTTAGAGGACTGAAATGGTGCTGCAGTTAAATAAGATGCTAACGCATTTTTAATATGCCAGAGGCACCTGATTTGcttctgcagatgaaaaaaaacagcttcagaacCCATCATCATATTCATTTAACTGAGTTCAAAACAATTCATTACTATGTACTACTATGTGAAAATAATGCTTACTCATACacatttacttctgttttaGGAATGGATACTCTGAACAGCGCTATTGAAAGTCTGATGGCTTCCTCTAGCAAGGAAGACTGGATGCCAGTTACCATGAATGTTGCTGATGCTACTGTCACAGTCATCAGTGAGAGAGTAAGGCAGACTGTCACGTTCAAAACATGTTTAACACTAGTGCTGAAAACCAGGAACTCATGAGCATTAGAAGAAAGTGTTCCTGGacttcatttgccttttttgtATGTTATTTCTTTGCAGGGCTGTACCACCATTTTAAAAAGACTGTTACAACTTGTGTCAGCTTCAGCTTTATTTACCATTCCAAGCATGTCCTTAGGAACATAAATTATTAGTAACCCTTAGATGCTTAAAATGAACATGGTATTATCCTTCCTAGAAGTGTTGGGTCTGTGACGTTGTAGGATAAGCCATAAGGAACATTCCTAAGTTCTAACCtgtatttcctttattctttctaTGAAAGCCAAGAGCAAGACTACAATTTGTGTTTCACGTCACTGTCCTTTAGTAGGGCATTTTTCATAGatatgaataaaatgaaactttcaAAGAAGGTTTTACATCCGCATCTGTTGATTAGGCCCTAAAGCCACATCTCTACATACCAGTAATAGGAGACTATCTTTAGAAGTCACAGCCGCCATGCATTTCTATACAAAACTTCCACATCTGATTTAAACATGCAGTGCTACAATGCATAATATGCTTCAGTGCTAAATCTCCAAGCCCTTGTGTTCTGCTGGTATCCCAGAAGGGAGGACCCAGCCCAGGCCTTTGCAAACCAGGGATACACAGAGGAATGTCACAGAACTGTGTCAGTGTTCTCTTCCTGCTTAATCAACCTATCACCGAAAGTAAAATTTCATAGAATATCTGTTAGTAATGAACAATCATTTTGTTTGTAACCAGAATGAAGAGGAAATCATGGTGGAATGTCGTGTGCGGTTTCTGTCCTTCATGGGAGTAGGCAAGGATGTTCATACGTTTGCCTTCATTATGGATACAGGAAACCAGCATTTCGAGTGCCATGTGTTTTGGTGTGAACCAAATGCAGGCAATGTGTCAGAAGCTGTTCAGGCTGCTTGTATGGTAAGTGACTTTCTTTAAAAGGCATCTAATAGTACTTAGATTTTCCACTACCTCAGTATATGTATTTCCAAATGTGCAGTTAGTTTCCTGAGATATAATAAGATAAAACCTAGCTATTTGGATTCTGatatatttagtaaattagaAATAAGCTTGAAATGTCTATTTAGTGAACTATGCTCCTTTAACACCTGACCTCCTGAACTCCTTGATACCTTTGTAAGATCTGTTCTGTAGTTACAGAAGTTATCTAATGCTGGAAGAATATTTCTATGTAACCCGGTGACAATGTAGTGGAAAAATAGTCCCTGTttaagaaaactcatttttcagtttttaaagagTTGTTGTTATGATTTAGTATCTGTCATGTGCTAACAAACAGTTTCTGCTAAAAGGCTGACAAACCAATGTCTCACTAACTTCATCAGGGCTGTTTGTCACAGTCAAAATGGAAGTTTGACTGTACTTCatgagaaagtattttaaatgtattttaaatgcactgGAAGTAATGGCTACAGTAAGGAGTGCagaatgcttctgctttgttgCAGTTACGGTATCAGAAGTGCTTAGTGGCCAGGCCTCCTTCGCAGAAAGTTCGGCCTCCCCCACCACCTGCAGATTCGGTGACCAGGAGAGTCACAACCAACGTAAAGAGAGGAGTGCTGTCCCTCATTGACACTTTGAAACAGAAACGCCCAGTCACCGACATGCCGTAGCAGCGTAAGAGAGAAGATTCTCCTAACTTTTAACTGCAGATAACAGTATCTACACTAAGGAAAATGAACTGATGATGTTTGGCCTTCCATTCCAAATTGCTGATGCTTTGTCTTAAGAGAATTTATCCGTATCAAAGCAATGCTAGACAAGCATGTTATCTCGTTCTTGCCACCATCGTTTGATATGAAAagaagcatgaataatttttttcccgTCAATGAGTTACATTGTGAGCAATGGAAGGTCTGTTTGATTGTAAATACGTGAACATTACCTGAActcacaaaagaaagaatacGGCCACGTCCTTCCCAGTGAACTCATGCTAAAGTCCTTGGAGTGAATGACGCTTGAGTTGATGGTTTCACCGTCTTGAGCTGGATTTGTCTCAAACCAATCTTAAGTCCTACAGCACTTTGGTTCTCAACACTGGAGTAGATACCAAGGATCAGCTACCATTGAATTACTGTAGGTTAAATaccaagttttattttttacagaacTAACCTgttaattttaaattgtttgtCAGTGTTGGTTTGCCTGACATTCATGTGAACCATTGTCATTTGATCTCTGTTTGTATATTACAGTCGTAGGCAGGAATTGTTTGATACCAAACCAATGCTGAAAAAACCTGGGAGTGTTTTCAGTAATTGAGTACAGGGTGATCCACTTTTCATCTTTAATCATACAGGTGCGCACGTTGGTTGTTAAATATGTCATCCCAAATTGTTCATTCAAAATACTGATTGTTCCACATAGGGCTCACACTGATCAGGAAAGAGTTGGTCAGTAGTTTTACTGTCTTAAAACTctcacaaaagcaaaaatgttaCAGATGTTTTCTATATGAGTGTTTGATCAAACGTTCAATTCTGTGTTGGGTTGCAGTATTCCCTCTCTGAGTTTGCTGCTAAATACTTAGCATGCCACAAATAGAACAATCATGTTTCTGATTATTTACTAAATTTAATGGAAACTGTGATAAAACTCATGAGAGTTGTTTTCTAACAGGACGTTGCTTCAAGTGGGacaatttcatttcagtgcttttgctCCAAAGGTCTCCTGTAGTAGCCTTGATCCACACAACTGCAGATTCTGACAAAGTCAGCACAGAAATGCCCCTTTAAAATTGCGTCCTGTGCTGATCTTCAAATGCAGCTACGcatctttttccctttgccaCCTTCTGTTTAGCCCTGCAGATTGGTACAAATTTAGGAAATGGAacataaaagatatttttaactaatgttagaaatgttttggctgcatttatatatatatatatatatatatatatatatgttccaAACTGTATCTGTCTCCGAAGTCTGCAAATCTGGTCATGTTGTAATTTTAGAAGAATGTTGTTTTTACAAGAACcatttttttactttactgTGCCAGATATTGTTATAAGCAAGATTGTTATGaacaaagaatgattttttttttcttattttaaaaagtcagcaGCAATACCTGAGCAAAACATATTAAGAATACCAGGGGAAAGAGTGATGATTCAAGAAATGCCTGCGTTGGAAACGTAGAAGAACtattaaaacacatttagcCTGATGTATGAGCAAGTGTAGGTGAAGCCTAGCCATGCAGCTGTAGCATTCTAAGTACAGCTCTCTAGAATGCCCTCTAAGAAGCTGAGCCTCCACaatattcaagaaatgtttagatgtcctgagggacatggtttagagggAAATGttgatggtaggtggatggttggacaggaggatcttagaggtcttttccaaccttggtgaatGCAATTTCAGATCTCTGCATAGCGGAGTTTCTACTCCCAGGGGAGTGAAGCAATCCTGTTCCATCCCAAGTCTCATGCTCCTACTGTCTCCTTTGTACCAGCTCCGCTGCTTGTGCAGTTGGAGGAGAAGTCCAATCTGAATGACGTGAGTAAACTCCAAAATTGACCCTGCTGGCCACGTGGCTGTGCAGATgacagggagaaaaggagggaaggggaggcaAATCCTCCGCTTTCAGCAGTAGCAATGTTTAAACTGACCATGAAGCCAGATATCGAAGCATGGAGATGACAGATGTGTATCAGCTTATTCCTGTTTCTCCAGTTTCTAGTACTGATCCCACTTAAGTCTGACAGgaacagtgtttaaaaaaaaatcacttcctcTCGTGGCTGCTATCAAAATGTGGCGGCTCACAATGTCGTTAAGCGAGGTCATGAATTTAAAGGATATTTCCTTATTCATCATAAGAATACTGAATCAAACTTTGTtttatatacagaaaatattttgacagcgtctttctttttaaagttccAGATGGAAACAccaatgttttaatttgttttacaaCAAAGAATTTTTAACAGTATAATCAAGTTCAGTAGTGCTGTCtacacagtgctgcttttccccAAGAGAGGAACAGTTCATGTTTAAACCAAACCAACACTTGGGAAACAGCAGTGCAAAGGTAATAAGCCGTGTCAGAAGTCTTTACACATCTGTGTTGCTGAGGCTCTGAAAACAGagttttcactggaaaaaatgtgcaactgcaggaagggctgagggaaaggagagaggaaggtaTTTGAAAAGCTGTAGGTCCCCTAAATTTCTTGTCTGTTACCAAAATGCTGTTGATTTTGCAAATACTTAAGTAGTTTGCTTCATGGGCCACATCTATCTGGCCTTTTGGCTGCAGTAGAACTCCTGAGTTTCTAAAGTGTTAAACACACACCCGGGTGTTTGCAGAATCAACACTTAAAGTTGCAAAGCTCGTTGTCCTTTATCACACAACGTACTGAGGCGCTCTTTAACCTGGCCAAAAATGTATGTATGGCATACGCGTGTCTGAGTAACCAGCACTGTTTTATTTGATGTTATCGCAACCCTTCAGTTATCTATGCATTTTTTATAATACCCAGCGATTCTGTAAGCAGGCAGCCATGCATTCACTATGCCTTGTATGTCTGATGCCATATTTTAAATTAACCTGTTAAATacagcttaaaatatttttattttatttattctatttttactgaaatatcCCGCGTTATGATGTCGATGTATTGTCTTTACCAGACGTGATCTTGTAACATTCTCTACGCTGTATACTATAGGTTGCCtaaaaaaaaggcaactttGTAATTATTTGTAGTCACATTTTTATTGAAGTCTGTAGAAAAATCATGTAAAGCGAAGctgatttcatatttttttcaatgcaaGTAGTAAACTAGAGGTAAGTATCACGCATCACTCACGTCGTTAATGTGCTCCCTTGCAAAAGCAAGGAGATTTATATTCACTGTCAAAATTGAGAGataaaagcctttcttttgAAATCCGCAGTGCTGGCtgtaggtttttctttttaagtcactgtttgtttcatttaaaggggagaaaaggggtGTGGGAGGTGCAAGGCTGCAGAGACAACTATGGgttctttaaagagaaataacaaagactgcacagaagcagcatAGAAGCAACGCACAATAACGTTGTGTTTGGAGGTACCTGTGCCTGCTGAAGTAACGTCCCCTTTGGTGACGGGAAGAGAGGCTGGAGTGTCTGACAGCTTACACCACGTCTGTGTCAGCGCCTGAgagttcttttttcttgttaagtTTTATCAAGTATTTCTTAGATGATTATTTCATTAGGGATGCGCAACTGTTGGTAAAGCACCCATGCAAATACAGCgcctttttatttcagcagcttaTGTAGGTTCAGCCTTTAATGCCATTACTCCTTCCTTGGGCATACAGTGCTAAAAACTTGTGCTGCACAGTCAGCAAAAGTAGGTTGGATTTCTGTGGACCCAAACCCACTGGTTATTAGCAGAGCTCAGCCTTGAATAGAGCGCGCAATTGATGCTGAAAAGGGCAATTTCCCCTGCTGTTGTCCACTTCTACACATTTAAATGTAATCTGTTCCGAGAATAAATTTGGCTGCATAAAATGATTGTCTCAACTGGTCCATGGAGCtgggaaattatttcttttcttgttcaaaGTTGAGGGGAGGGAAAAATATGTGATGGCTGTGTAGAGTCATTAGTAATGTCGTGGAGACTTCTGTATCTATAAAGGTGAATCAGTTGTTTCCAGTTGAAAACTATCAATATTTAACTGGGCTACTGAGAACTGGTTATACACGATACAgctttactttgctttttaaaatattttttaagtgtttaattGAGCATTCAGGCTTCTATCCACGAGCCATTTGAAGTCAATCCCAGATGTTGCCACCAGGTTTTGTTCAGTGCTCACCAAGCAAGCTGGTAACCTGCTGAATTAAGTAAAATCTTCACTGCTGGCTCTTTTGTATGCTTGGTAAAATAACATGGTCACCACTGGTTTGGACTCCATAACATCTTAAGGACTCAGCTCCCTCAAAACAAGATGAAAGCCCAAGTGTGGAACATCATTGTGTAAGCCCAGAGCATATTCATTTTGAAGTCATTTTATCAATATTTAGTAAATGAGAGACACtgatctttatttttgaaaatattcatatcACTTCTCTAACTTAAGAATCTCAAGTTTCTTTTAGGCATTTAACAaccatattaaaaaacaaaccaaccaaccctactttctgttccttttgtcTATTATGTAGAATCCTCCTTAAAGGTGGTTTGAAataatgtgttattttttagtttttgttccAGTTCAGTACAGTGCAAGCAAACAGGTTTGTATAGCAACAAAAacagagcttttccttttattggACCAGGTAAGGAGTGTAGGTTACTCACAGAGATGTACTGCAGGTGAGTGAAACCTTTGAGTACAACAGGCGACTCTGCTTAAAAACATGAACAGAATTTTTCACTGATTCAGTGAAGTAGTAATAGTTATCTGATGAAGAAGCGGCAGTTCTATGTGCCGATGGTGTAATACATGCCTTCTTCTAATCCTCATCCAGTTATGTTGGCTGGTGtggacaggaagaaaataaagatgttaaaacGTTTTCTCTGCGTGGGTCTAAATCCTGTCAGAAACAGTTGCTACGAATTCCTGAAgtactttttttatttaaactgccTATATTTAATAGTAAGTCACTTATTACGTTGTGTTCGGATTAGAAGACAGACATAGGTATTCACCATTCATTCTGCATTTGTTAGCAACAGGGAATGGGTTAGGTTCCCACAGCTGATTTCTGAACAGTGCCTAATTCCTTGTGTTTAGTCATTATTTATTTGGATAAATAGTTAGGCTATTTATAAAAATTACTTACTTGGACAGTAGCAGCTTATCTGAGGTGAAAAGAGTGATATGATATAGACTGATGTTACATTGTAATGTTTATATAGTTTTCCCttataatatttttaagcaCCTTTGAGTGGAAACCAAAGGAATTAATACTGGAAATCCTGTGGGTTCAAATGTACTTGGCCAGCTGTTTGTAGAAAAATTCATACCTAGCTTGAGAGATAGAACTGAACTAACTTGCTTACTGCACAAGGCTGAGTTTCTGTGTATCTCAGTCCAAAAGGTCATTTACAAAAGCAGTAGCTAATGCTTGCAAATAGGAACAGCCATTCATTAAATGCAGTctcacttaaaaaagaaataatattttattttttttttataaattgaAATAGATTCATATGTAGCTACGCAAATcatgggagaaaagaaaactgtatgCTGTAACTTGTCATTTTAAAACCTATAGCAAAAAGCTGCAGTATGTTTGACCTTGCTCCCCCAGTGGTCTGTCAGCCTTGTGTAACTTCAAAATGTAATTCTTGGTTTTAAATGGCTTACGGAGCTATTTCCATGCAAATATCTGAGAACTAGTCTCATAGTAAGTTGATAATGAATAAAGGTTTATTGTAATCTACATGTGTGAATAAGTATATACAGGAATCTTTACCTTTTCTAAAAAGCTAGGGGGAAGTTTGAAGATTCTTACAGCTCTGGTTGAGAATTTCTAAGCACAGTTGGCTTGTCCACATCAGACACAGGTGGAGGAGATTCTCTATCCCTCAGACTTCTATTCATCTGTCTGGACTGGAGCAAAGTGACATAATCTGCTAGCCTGGGTGAGTGTCtttgaggaaaaacaatttcCACTATTTTCAAAGCGAGCGTTTTTCTATCATCTGTAC
This region of Coturnix japonica isolate 7356 chromosome 4, Coturnix japonica 2.1, whole genome shotgun sequence genomic DNA includes:
- the APBB2 gene encoding amyloid-beta A4 precursor protein-binding family B member 2 isoform X11; translated protein: MHVDGTGQRLELGRVCVCVCVRPAWLALLLATRTRDFAYVARDKDTRILKCHVFRCDTPAKAIATSLHEICSKIMAERKNAKAMACSSMQERTNVSLDVPLQVDFPTPKTELVQKFHVQYLGMLPVAKPVGMDTLNSAIESLMASSSKEDWMPVTMNVADATVTVISERNEEEIMVECRVRFLSFMGVGKDVHTFAFIMDTGNQHFECHVFWCEPNAGNVSEAVQAACMLRYQKCLVARPPSQKVRPPPPPADSVTRRVTTNVKRGVLSLIDTLKQKRPVTDMP
- the APBB2 gene encoding amyloid-beta A4 precursor protein-binding family B member 2 isoform X12; its protein translation is MAERKNAKAMACSSMQERTNVSLDVPLQVDFPTPKTELVQKFHVQYLGMLPVAKPVGMDTLNSAIESLMASSSKEDWMPVTMNVADATVTVISERNEEEIMVECRVRFLSFMGVGKDVHTFAFIMDTGNQHFECHVFWCEPNAGNVSEAVQAACMLRYQKCLVARPPSQKVRPPPPPADSVTRRVTTNVKRGVLSLIDTLKQKRPVTDMP